In one window of Romboutsia hominis DNA:
- a CDS encoding GTP pyrophosphokinase — MSLKEFEFIDESIDLLNSLTPTLNMLSKELENYFENILESSDQEYLNVNSRVKTEYSLREKIIRNRYLKRYETPQELIHNLSDLIGVRLECRFIEEEKLIYKVLKSYFDTTDDNIYFYNKSNDKVKIRLDKEQPRKQKNGFEIYRINGLFTYGKNKINFEIQIKSMVNIFWSDIEHQVIYKNNTYVMVDKFLSDVMASIKNNLAMIDNQLLSVYKSFNENTSKDKTLKQKSMEKFLAKIAYDTFAEKMEKDIGFIVDFKKPCETIINYSFNKNKDGLDISEDTTIQGLMRLNEIAKKDIDFNSKIKFGKSPEFEDEFCEKLGSFIMSKLNCEFIWNLFFRILFEVEPLNNKKDFENFILFIKEKIVPIKHQGKLELNFKSDSKYILHDIYMEVASTLIQIDSIEILYEQSLDSINNVVRNEINSICRNIDSYNEYKIKRDKYMDNINRKIKDAIIG, encoded by the coding sequence ATGAGCCTTAAAGAATTTGAATTTATAGACGAGTCAATTGATTTATTAAACTCCTTAACACCTACATTAAATATGCTATCAAAAGAACTAGAGAACTATTTTGAAAATATACTTGAATCTAGTGACCAAGAATATTTAAATGTTAATTCAAGAGTAAAAACAGAATATAGTTTAAGAGAAAAAATAATAAGAAATAGATATTTAAAAAGATATGAGACACCACAAGAGCTTATACATAATCTATCAGACTTAATAGGTGTAAGACTAGAGTGTAGATTTATAGAAGAAGAGAAATTAATATATAAAGTATTAAAGTCTTATTTTGATACTACAGATGATAATATATATTTTTATAATAAAAGTAATGACAAGGTTAAGATAAGGCTAGATAAAGAGCAGCCACGAAAACAAAAAAATGGATTTGAAATATATAGAATAAATGGTTTATTTACATATGGAAAAAACAAAATAAATTTTGAAATACAGATAAAATCCATGGTAAATATATTTTGGAGTGATATAGAACATCAAGTTATATATAAAAATAATACTTATGTAATGGTAGATAAATTTTTAAGTGATGTTATGGCATCAATAAAAAATAATCTAGCAATGATAGACAACCAGCTTTTATCTGTTTATAAATCTTTTAATGAAAACACTTCAAAAGATAAAACATTAAAGCAAAAGTCTATGGAAAAGTTTTTAGCTAAAATTGCATATGATACTTTTGCTGAAAAAATGGAAAAAGATATAGGATTTATAGTAGATTTTAAAAAGCCTTGTGAAACTATTATAAACTATTCATTTAATAAGAATAAAGATGGCTTAGATATAAGTGAAGATACAACAATACAAGGTCTTATGAGGCTAAATGAGATAGCTAAGAAAGATATAGACTTTAACTCGAAAATAAAATTTGGTAAAAGCCCTGAATTTGAAGATGAATTTTGTGAAAAACTAGGTAGCTTTATAATGAGCAAGCTAAACTGTGAATTTATATGGAACTTATTCTTTAGGATACTATTTGAAGTAGAGCCTCTTAATAATAAAAAGGATTTCGAAAACTTTATATTATTTATAAAAGAAAAAATAGTCCCTATAAAACATCAAGGTAAACTAGAGCTTAATTTTAAATCAGATAGTAAATATATATTACATGATATATATATGGAGGTAGCAAGTACATTAATACAAATAGATTCTATAGAGATATTATATGAACAAAGTTTAGATAGTATAAATAATGTAGTTAGAAATGAAATAAATAGCATATGTAGAAATATAGACTCTTATAATGAATACAAAATAAAACGAGATAAGTATATGGATAACATAAATAGAAAAATTAAAGATGCTATAATTGGATAA